The window GGTCACAGACGATAGACCCCAGCGATTCGACCACACTGACAGGGTATAAACACAGATTCGCTCGAATCGACACCCGAAGATCTGAACGGAATGAGGCGGCAGGTCCTCCAGAACGCTAGAGGTGGGTCGATCACATCACCTGATCTGTGACCTCCTCATCGTCGAATACAACCTTCGCTTCGGTGCCTTCGATCTCGATGGATCTGATCGTGCCAGTGATCTCGAAGGCATTACCGGAGTTGACCCCAGTCGTCCCCGTGATGACTGTCAACTCACCATCGGTCTCGACCTCATCGCTCGAGTCGGCCGCTACAGAGTTCGTCTCGCTCTTCGAGGCACTGCCCTCAACGACGATCTCGTAGGCTATTTGCGACTCGGACGTCGCCAATATCTCCAGCACGGAGTCATCGCCGACGAGACCGGTCGTCGAATCAGACGTCTCCGACTCGCCGTCGCTTGAATCGTCCCCAGTCGGCGTCTCGACATCGACCGGATTACCGTCAACTGCGATCTCGAAGCCGGAACTCACGCCGCTCACGCGAGCCTCCTCAACTGTACCGGTGATCTCGTACGCGTCTCCGGAGTTGTCGCCGGTGGAACCAGAGATGAGCACTGTGTCGTCGCCCGTCGCTTCGATTTCGTCGCTCGAATCGTTCGATTAGGTTGTCTCCTCGCTCTCGACCTGCACGTTTCCGGCTCCGATTGCAGCACTGGACGAGATGGGTCGAGTGTGTAAGCCCGGCGGAGAGATCTGACTTCTCGAGCATCACAAGTGGCAGGTCGAGCCGTTCGGTACGTTGCAAGAGCAAAGTGTCAAAGAAGAGTACGAGCGGGTCGGCTGTCGGCTCTATGACGACCCAACGGACGTCGTTGAAGAATCAGCTTTGGAAGTTGTGGACAGCTACCGCTGGCGATTTCCCCCATTCACAGGTGTGGTCGTACGTCCACCAGACGCCTGAATGACAGTCACGAGCTGACGGGCGAGAGAGTCTCTCGTATTAGTGAAAGTCATCGGAGTCTCTGTGACGCGTAATCCAACAGGCCCACTATCGGTGTCGGTCATCTTCCGACGATTCTGAGTGTTCGAACCGTGGTGAGACGCCTCGCAGACTCACTCTTCGACCCACCCGAGGACGGAGACCGATTTTTATGTGACCGGACAGACGAGTCCGTATGGATTTCTCACACCTGAACGATCCCCACCACTATCGAAGCCGATGGTAGACATCGGCCTCTCGATCGCACGGCTCCTCGTCGCGTTGTTCCTCGTAGTTCTAAACGGATTTTTTGTCGCCGCCGAGTTCGCGTTCGTCCGAGTCAGGGCGACGTCAGTCGAACAGCTCGCTGCCGACGGACGAGCCGGCTCGACGGCGTTACAGGATGTGATGGCTGACCTCGACAACTACCTCGCGGTGACGCAGCTAGGTATCACGATTGCCTCGCTCGGCCTCGGGTGGGCGGGCGAACCCGCCATCGCGTCGCTGCTTGAGCCGGTATTAGCGTCGGTGCTTCCCGAAGCTCTGATCCATCTTGTCGCTGTCGCCATCGGGTTCTCGGTCATCACGTTCCTCCACGTGGTCTTCGGCGAGCTCGCACCGAAGACCTTCGCAATCGCTCAGACGGAGCGGCTCTCGCTGTACCTCGCTCCTCCGATGAAGATCTTCTATCTCCTCTTCTACCCCGGCATAATCATCTTTAACGGGGCGGCGAACGCGTTCACGCAACTGCTCGGCGTGCCGCCGGCTTCCGAGTCGGACGAGACGCTCGGTGAGCGGGAGATCCGCCGGGTCCTCGCCCGCTCTAGTGAGGAAGGAGACGTCGACGTCGCGGAGGTGGCGATGATCGAGCGCGTGTTCGAGCTCGACGACACAACCGTCCGCGAGGTGATGGTCCCGCTCCCCGACGTCGTGAGCGTCTCGGCCGACGCAAGCATTCCCGCCGTCCGCGATGTCATCTTCGAGGCGGGCCACACCCGCTATCCAGTCGTCGAAACCGACGACCCGACGCAGGTCGCCGGGTTCATCGACGTAAAGGACGTACTTCGTGCCAGTGAAGACCCGAACGCGGCGATGACGGCCGGCGACATCGCCCGCGAAATCCTCGTTGTTCCCGAGACGATCGCGAGTAACGACCTCCTGATCCAGTTCAGGGACGAGCGCCAGCAGATCGCCGCGGTCATTGACGAGTGGGGGTCACTCGAAGGCATCGCGACGGTGGAGGACGTCGTAGAAGCGCTCGTCGGGGACCTCCGCGACGAGTTCGACATCGACGAGCGCGAACCCTCGATTGGTCGGCGTGACGACGGCGGGTTCGATCTCGACGGCGGCGTCTCGCTCTCGGCAGTCAACGACGCGCTTGACGTCACTTTCGAGCACGAGGTGGTCGATACAATCGGTGGGCTCGTTCTCAGCCGCCTTGACCGCGCCCCTGAGGTCGGCGACCGAGTCGAACTGGCCGGGCGAGTCGTCGAGGTGACCGACGTCGACGGCACCAGGATCGCGACGGTTCGGATCCATCCACCCGAAGACGATTCCGAAGAAAACGCGGAGGAGTGACCCTGTAGGCGTGCTCGAGTCCTGTCAGGATATCAGGTAACCGGCTCAGCCTCCCGCGCGCCCTTGACGCGGGAAAGGTCGACCTCGTGGCCGGTCTGTAGTGTCTGCGGCATTGCCAGTACGTCGACGTCGTCAGGTGTCATCGCTTCCGGCGGTCTCATAGCGGTCGGGGTCGAACGGCACCGCCGTTCGCCAGTAGTGATCGTGCGTTTCGACGGCCCACTCGAGGACGCGCTCGTCGGTGCTCGCGAGAGACGCCTGCACGAGACCCCGACCGTCACGGAGAAGAAAAACGACCGTCCCATCAGCGATCGTCGCCGCCAACGGGACCCCATCAGTCCGAACGCGAACGCTGGCATCCGGCGAGGCGGCCAGCGACTTGAACCGTTTCCACAGCGCTTCCGTCTTGGCGATCGCAGCGATCGCGGACTCAGCAAAGACGCCTTCGAACGTCTGTTCGCCAGCCTGTACACGCCGCTCGACGATATCGATACTCTGGTCGTTGAACGCGTGCGAAAACACACGTAGGTGTGCAGCATCCTCCATCACTGCAAGCACCTCCTTGAGCGGGGCGCTTGGCCGCATCTCGGTCGGGACCGTGATCGTCGCGTCGGCGAGATGCTCAAGATCGAAGTCCATCGCGTGCGTCGGCAGGTAGTCGATGATCTCCCGGAGCTTCGCCTCCGTTTCGAGGCTGCTGAGGAGGTCGGTCATACTGTCGGCGACCAACCGGCCCGTCGCCGTCGCGATATACTCGCCGTCGTCGTGTCGGATCCACGACCGATCGAGGAAGTCGTCGAGGATCCGACCGAGCGTCGCCTGGGAGGCGTTGGTTATGTCACCGAGTTCTCCACGGGTGTGTCGGCCGCGTGCCAGTTGCTGCAACACAGTCACGCGGTTTGCCGAGCGAGCGAGGAACTCGACTTCCGACAGCGCGTCGTCCATACCGTACCGAACTCGGTGTCGTGACATACGCTCTTCGTCACGGTCTGCAATCGTTGCACGATGTGTCGACCCGACACGGTAGGGTATCTGAGGGAGCCGTGCAATTTTTTATCAGATTCTTTAGGTGTGTCCGTCCACGAATACACGTGTGGACGAAGCTGAAACGCAACGAGACGGCGGTGGTACGCGATGAGTGCCCGGCGAACCATCGGGCTGTTCCTCGTCTCAGCGGTGCTGTTCGGCGGCACGTTCGTCGCCGCGAAGTTCGGGCTTGCACACCTCCCACCGTTGATCTTCGTCGCCCTACGGTTCGACATCGGTGCGCTCGTGCTGGTTGGGTACGCTGCGCATCGACTGTCGTTTGCCGACCTCCGGCCACGATCTCTCGGCGACGTGGTCGCCATCTTGTCGACCGGCGTCCTCGTGATTGGCCTGACGAACGCGTCGATCTTCGTTGGGCAACAGTACACAACGAGCGGCGTCGCCGCGATCGTGATGAGCCTCAACCCCATCTTGACGATGGTCTTCGCCGCCCTCGCCCTGTCGGACGAACGGCTCACCCGACGCGGAGTCGTCGGTATGTTCGCCGGACTTGTCGGGGTCGCGCTGGTCGCAAACCCGGACCCCAGCACGCTCGCCGGGAGCGCCGGCCTGTCGATCATCTTCGCCGCCGCGGTCCTGAGTGCACTCGGCGCCGTCACGATCCGGTGGGCTGACCCCACGATGTCGAGCACCGCGCGAACAGTGTGGGGAGTACCGATAGCCGCGGTCGTCACCCATTTCCTCAGCTTCGTGGCCGGCGAACCGTCGGCTGTGGGGCCGATCCCGCCCGCGGCACTACTCGCGCTTGCGTTCCTCGGGATCGGATCCGGGGCGGTCGCGTATCTCACGTACTTCGCGCTGATCGACGCCGCTGGCGCGACGCGAGCCAATCTGTTATTCTACTTCACGCCAGTCGTCTCGGCGCTTGGCGGGTGGTTCCTACTCAACGAGACCATCTCGCCTCTCACCGTGCTCGGGTTTGCCGTGATCTTCGCCGGATTCCTCTTGGTCGGGAGCGCGTCGATCGCGTCGACCCTCGCGAGCCGGCGCCCACGGACGTGGGCACGATGGGTCACGGTGCGCAGTCGAGTGCGCTCGACGCTCCATATTTCGACGAACAATGGGGCACGGGCCGACACGGACCGGTAGGCGGCGAAAACGCGCTGGCAGCGCTGGTTCTCTAGGCGATCCGCTCACGGAAGAACATTCCAACGAACAGCACCCCCAGCACGAGTCCACCGACCGACTCCAGCCACGTGTGTGCGCCGGCGAGTGGCCGAGCAGCAACCATTCCGAGAGCGATAACGACCAGCGGGAAGAATCGCCGGTCGACAAGCCCGAGATACCCGGCAGGAACGACCGCGTACAGGACGTGACTCGAGATGTCCCAAAACGGCGTGATTAACAGATGTGGGATGGTCACAGCGACGAGCACTCCCGCGAATTCGGGGACGTACGTCCCCCACGACGCGGTTCGCCAAAACCCCCAGATCGCAAGTAGCCCGATACCAAGGCCGAGGCTTCCAGTCGCATCCAGTATCCAGCTGGGTGTGCTCGCAAAGAGCTGAGGAAGTCCCTGATAGACAACGAACGCGAGTGCCCAACCGATCCCGAGGGCCCCGATACGCTTTCCGAGCCCGACCAGCAGCCGCCGAGTAGAGAGACGCCACTCGTACACGACAATGAGTAGCCCACAGACGAGGACAAACAACTCAGGGGCGAACACCGCCGAGTAGGTTACAGCAATGGACGAGAGCATACGATCAACTCGGGCGAAGGCTGGGAAGTGTTCCTTTCGGTTCGTGAGCATGTTCTCAAACGAGGAACGAGAAAACCGGCAGACAGCTGGGGTAGACGAATGTCACATCCGAGCGAACCGACATACTTGTCACCGACCACGTGTCGATTTGATACGTGTCAGGGACGAATCCGCACCCTCCGACGCCGTCAGGGCTGCCGGTGCTCGGCAACACCGCCGGTTTCGTTCGCGATCCCTTTGGGTTCGTCCGCGAATCCGTCAAGACCACCGGCGATGCATTTCGGATGCGGCTACTCGGCAAGGATGTGTACGTGCTCGGTCATCCGGATCTCGTCGAGTCTGCGCTCTTAGATCGCGATTCGTTCGCGAAACTCGACGACTTTACCCTCGCCTTCGGTGACGCCCTCCTCGCTGTCCACGGCGATCAGTGGCGTCGACAGCGCCACGCGATGGAGGAGTTCTTCAGCCCCACACGGATCGCTGACCACGCGGACGCGATGACAGCGATTGCGGAGTCGCGAATTGATAGGTGGGGTGCTACCGAGACCGTTCGCGTCGACGAGGAGATGCGTGCGATCGCGCTTGAGAACCTGTTCGAAGTGGTACTCGGCCACTCACTCCCAGACGAGGAGCTAACCGAACTTGCTGAAGTTGCCAACACACTCAATCTCTGGTTCAAGCCGTCCTCCTGGGTGCTCCCCGAGTGGATGCCAACCCCAGCGCGTCGGAAGTTCCGACGTGGTTCAGCCGAACTCCGAGCCCGGTCACAGGAGCTGTTGTCTGACGGACGCAAAGCGCCGACGGAGGACAGTTTGCTCGCGAGGCTTGCGGCGTTGCGCGACGATCCCGACTCAGGATTCGACGAGTCAGAAATACTTGATCAAGTTGTGGGGATGGTGTTCGCTGGCCACGAGACGACGGCGCTCTCGATGACGTACGCGCTTCACCAGATCGGTTCTCACCCCAAAGTCGCCGAGCGTGTGTACACAGAACTTGATGACGTCATCGACGGGTCGCCCTCGGTGTCTGACTTGCAGGACCTGGAGTATCTCGATCGGGTGCTCAACGAGACGTTCCGGCTGTACCCACCTGTCCACGCGATCCCTCGTGTCACGACCGAGCAGACCACTGTGGGCGGATACACGATTCCGGCCGATGCACCGGTGTTGCTCAGTGTCTGGAGCCTCCACCGTGACCCGCGATTTTGGGACGACCCGCTTGAGTTCGACCCGAGTCGGTGGGAGGATGCAGGCCCCCGCGAACGGGGATACACGTTCGTCCCGTTCGGAGCCGGGCCGCGGATCTGTATCGGTCGTCACTTCGCGCGCCTCGAGGCGAAAGCGACGCTCGCGACAGTGGGTCGGAAGTATCGAATAGAGGCGCTTGGAGATCTTGCGGTGTCACCGAAAATGACGACACAACCAACCGAGCCCGTGTGTATCCGATTTTCGCGCCATCCGGACTAGAGGCGTTCTCGTACTTGACCATCTTCTCGGGCTTGTCAGCCATAGTGTCGTAGATTTGCTGGAGCGTTTCTTCTGCGGCGATCAGGTTGTGCTCGTCGAGGAAGGTTCGTCCCTCTTCTGTGAGGCCGTAGAACTTCCAGCGGTAGCCCTGCCGGCGCTGATCGTCATCGAGGGCGACCTCTTTGACGATTCCTGCGTCAATCGGCTTCTGGATGTGTTTGTAGACAGTAGCGTCGCTCACGCTGGGGTTGAGTTCCTCGAGTTCGTACATCGCGGAGAGTTGCTCGGGATGCTGGAGGATATTGTTGATCAGCTCGAACCGCGTCTGCTGAGTAACGAAGTGGACGAGTTCGCGGGAGATCGTGTCGTCGCCGACATTCTAACCAGGGTTCCTAACGATGTGTTCAACCGGGCGTAGTGAACTACCCAATCGACTCACTCTGGTGGGTGTGTCGCCGGGCGAGAAGGGTGGCCTCGTTCAACTTTCCCCACTTGATTCCCACTCCGGACGTGGTGTTGGGGACGGGAGGACGCCGACCACAGTGCGGAGTTCCTCCTCTGTCGTCCACGGGAAGCACCGATTGTGGAGTTCGAATTTGCGGAACTTGTTGAGATGGACCCAGCTGTACGTCGCTGGCTCTACTCCCGTATTTAGCCGCTCGTCGATCACATCACGAACCTCCTGTTCGTCGATGTCAAATCCGCTCTCTCGTGCGCGATCAACAAGCGAATCAAGCTTTGATTGGGCCCGATCCTCCGACAAATCGTCAGCGAACGCAATCTCAAGAGCAGCCTGAATGACGTGCTGTTTCGAGTCAAGGTTCTCATCAGTCACCCACGCGTAATCACGCGGGAACACGTACGACTTGTCGAAATACGGCGGGTCATCGATCTCGCCCAATTCAGGAGCCTCCCCACCACTCTCCTTTTCGAATACCCCGACGATATAGTCGCTGTAGGTCGCGAGCAACGAAAACATAATATCGAACGTATTGAGCCGGTCAGTCGGGAGTTCGAGGAGATCACCCATAATGAACGGATAGGCACCGAGCTGCTTCGTGAGTTCGTTCTGGACGGCGCGGAGCCGGCGGAGATAGGGGTCGCGATAGCTCCCCAGGATGAAATACGATGTCCGCTGACTCCAGAGGTAGGGCAATTCGCGCTGTGTGAACCGCCAAATCTCTCGTTTCTCTGCAGGCTCAAGGTCGATGCCTCCGACTGCCTTGTGAACAACAGTCATGATGTCCCCAGCGTCCGGCGGAGGGCTTGGATCGGTCATTACCCGCCGATTCAAACCGCATCAGCTTATCGCTTCTGAACCACTTTGATTTTATCCGATTTAACCAACTTGGATGGGCCGAACTGTTATAGCGCCTTACCTCGTACCATCACGTATGAGCGAAACCGACACTGGTACGGCCGATGGGGGGCCGTTCGCGGAACAACAGCGGCTGTTCAAGCTGCTGTCCCAGGATACGCGCCATCTCATCATCCAAGAGCTGCTGGGCCACCCCGCACATCTGATGTCGCTCGCCGAACTCGAGTATATGACTGGGAAGAGCCAAGCAGCTATCAAAGATCAGCTGGAGACGTTGATCGACGCCGGGCTCCTCGCACGCTACATATACGAACCAAGTGAGGGAAAACGTGATCTCCCTTCCCAGTTCTACGGGTTCACGGAGCGGGGCGTCGAGATTCTCCACGACTACAAATATCTCCGTGGCCTCCCGGTCGCACGCGCCCTCTACGAGAACACGCGGAAGACCGAGAAAATCGAACGCCACGAATCGGCCCCCCGACCGGAGATTCCGGATGCTGTCGCGCAAGCCCTCGAGTTTGACGAGCCCGATCTCGGCACCGTTGATGGTGGGACAACCCGATAGTTCGTCGGAGAACCACCGCTTTCAACACTCAAACGTGAAGGAGCGTTGATTTCGAACCGTCCAGTGAAGAAGGCGAGAAGAAAGTCAGGGAGGATACCCCGGAGTAAGCGTCGAACGTGGCTTGTGCGGTAGAGTGTCGGATTCACGCCCGACCTAAAGGGCGGGACTCTCTCCTTGAATCAGGTAGCTCAATCGCGATGCTACCGACTTCGTACTGGTTTCCGGAGAAAAACTGGACTTCGTATCGGCCTCCCTCTGAAAGGAGCGAGATGTCCATCGATTCGTTGACGGCGCGCCTCGTGCGGGGCTCGAGGTCGTCCTGCAACTGTGCGTTCTTGTCGACGACCAGCCGATCGCGAACGTTGCCCGTGGCGGGGCCGACCGTCGCAGTGACATCGACCTCTGGGTGCTGGTGGACGACGACAGGGTGGTAATGAGGGAGGGCGTCACGCCTCAGGTGCGATCCGATAGATCGGCGCATCATCAGCATCAACGGCTACGTAGAGGTGACCCGAGACAGGCGACACCGTCACATCTCGGAGGCGTTGACCACGGTCTGCAAGCAGTGACGCTACTTCCGTCACCTCCCGCCCGTCAACAGTGAAGTGTGCGAGATACTGCTTTGCCGTGCCCGCAACGAACAAATCGCCACGCCAATCGGGGAACGCGTCCCCGTCATAGAACGTGGCTCCACTCGGTGGGAACCCCCCAGTCCCACAAGGCCATCCGAAAACTGGCGCAATCACGTCTTCACGCTCGTCGTGTGGGACACCAACTGAGTCATCGCTGCCGTATTCACAGGAGTTGTCGGCGACGGGCCAGCCGTAGTTCCCGCCCGCTTCAAGAATATTGATCTCGTCACCGTCGCGCTCGCCGTACTCCGTCTCCCACACCGCACCCGTTTCAGGATGGAGCGCGAGCCCCTGCGGATTCCGATTACCGTAGGTAAACACTGCACCAGATGCCTCCGAATCATCAACAAAGGGATTCGAGTCGGGGATACTCCCATCGTCGTTCAGTCGCAGTACCGATCCGAGATCATTGCTCAGATCCTGTGCAACGTGATCCGGGCCGAAGTTCTTGAACTGCCGATCGCCGACACTGACATAGAGATACCCCTCAGTATCGAAGAGAGCTCGCGAACCATAGTGGCCAGTTGACTCAACGAATGGACGGGCCGTGTAGATTGGTTCGAACTCAGCAAGCCGGCCCGCATCACGCTCGAGTCGTCCGCGACCAACGCGCGTAGTCGAGCCACCGTCGCCTGCAACAGAATAAGTGAGATAGACGAACTGATTCGCGTCAAAATCGGGGTGTAGCGTCACGTCCAACAGCCCACCCTGCCCGCGGGCATAGACCTCAGGTACCCCTGTCAGTTCTGTTTGGTCACCGCTTTCGACATCTGCTAGTAGGAGCTGTCCGTCCTGCTCAGTCACCAACAGCCCAGATTCATCAGGCAAGAACGCAAGCCCCCAGGGGCTCGAGATGCCGGTCAACGCCTCCGTGATCTCGACACTGGTGGCCGACTCGGGGGTGTCCGTCTGTTCGGCTGGTGTTGAGTCACTTTGGGAAGCCGCTCCAGGATTCCCTCCCAACACGCCAGTACAGCCGGCTAGTGAGCCCGAGAGGGCAACTGCTGCGAGCACGCGGCGTCGAGATACGCGTCCGTCATCCATACCCGTTGGTTAGTGCTCCGTCACTATGAGCGTGTGGCCGGAGCAACGCTAGCAGGAACCTGTATCGGGGCCTGTGAGAAGCGGTGTGTGAAATACAGAGGGTGAGTTCACTCTGGCGGGCTCACACTAATCCAGATATGAACACTGCGGAATGCCGATTCCGATCCGCGTTCGTAGAGCCGGTAGGTCAATCGAAGTCGCTCACCGGTCATCTGTGGCTGGAACGTGTGGCGTCTGATCGTCGTTTCGCCCGACGAAACGGAGACGCCGAACGACTCTAGTCGTCGTGACTCCGTGATGGTCACTGACTCACCGTCGACTGAGACGCGTTCAAGCGAGGCAACCACAGAGCCGTTGAACCCGGTCGGCCGAGTCGTGCTGACGCCAATCCCCACTGTCGCGCGTTCACCGACAGTCAGGTTCATTGGGTAGCTGCCGGCGACCAACTCACCGGACTCGTTCTCTCCAAGGATGTAGAACTCGGTCGCTGTTCCGGAGGATGTTGTATCCGCCACGACGACTGCGACTCCACCAATCGCCACGGCGACGACGAGCAGCGTCAGGAAGACGCCAACTGGGCCATCACCGGCGACTGCATCGTAAGCCCGATCCCGGACTGCCGAGACGCTCGCGC of the Halobaculum limi genome contains:
- a CDS encoding cytochrome P450: MSGTNPHPPTPSGLPVLGNTAGFVRDPFGFVRESVKTTGDAFRMRLLGKDVYVLGHPDLVESALLDRDSFAKLDDFTLAFGDALLAVHGDQWRRQRHAMEEFFSPTRIADHADAMTAIAESRIDRWGATETVRVDEEMRAIALENLFEVVLGHSLPDEELTELAEVANTLNLWFKPSSWVLPEWMPTPARRKFRRGSAELRARSQELLSDGRKAPTEDSLLARLAALRDDPDSGFDESEILDQVVGMVFAGHETTALSMTYALHQIGSHPKVAERVYTELDDVIDGSPSVSDLQDLEYLDRVLNETFRLYPPVHAIPRVTTEQTTVGGYTIPADAPVLLSVWSLHRDPRFWDDPLEFDPSRWEDAGPRERGYTFVPFGAGPRICIGRHFARLEAKATLATVGRKYRIEALGDLAVSPKMTTQPTEPVCIRFSRHPD
- a CDS encoding DMT family transporter; translated protein: MSARRTIGLFLVSAVLFGGTFVAAKFGLAHLPPLIFVALRFDIGALVLVGYAAHRLSFADLRPRSLGDVVAILSTGVLVIGLTNASIFVGQQYTTSGVAAIVMSLNPILTMVFAALALSDERLTRRGVVGMFAGLVGVALVANPDPSTLAGSAGLSIIFAAAVLSALGAVTIRWADPTMSSTARTVWGVPIAAVVTHFLSFVAGEPSAVGPIPPAALLALAFLGIGSGAVAYLTYFALIDAAGATRANLLFYFTPVVSALGGWFLLNETISPLTVLGFAVIFAGFLLVGSASIASTLASRRPRTWARWVTVRSRVRSTLHISTNNGARADTDR
- a CDS encoding hemolysin family protein, which gives rise to MVDIGLSIARLLVALFLVVLNGFFVAAEFAFVRVRATSVEQLAADGRAGSTALQDVMADLDNYLAVTQLGITIASLGLGWAGEPAIASLLEPVLASVLPEALIHLVAVAIGFSVITFLHVVFGELAPKTFAIAQTERLSLYLAPPMKIFYLLFYPGIIIFNGAANAFTQLLGVPPASESDETLGEREIRRVLARSSEEGDVDVAEVAMIERVFELDDTTVREVMVPLPDVVSVSADASIPAVRDVIFEAGHTRYPVVETDDPTQVAGFIDVKDVLRASEDPNAAMTAGDIAREILVVPETIASNDLLIQFRDERQQIAAVIDEWGSLEGIATVEDVVEALVGDLRDEFDIDEREPSIGRRDDGGFDLDGGVSLSAVNDALDVTFEHEVVDTIGGLVLSRLDRAPEVGDRVELAGRVVEVTDVDGTRIATVRIHPPEDDSEENAEE
- a CDS encoding DUF1616 domain-containing protein; this translates as MAVAEDDERPVPHADLLAVVVGVALALSVVFTPLGEWRPLALVIGLPFVLLIPGYALVSVVFPRAGETGLGEGKGWLSRLVLSIAGSVMAIAVVGVALEFTVWGFRREAVVGMLAAWTLAASAVAWYRRRQVRLEARAGASVSAVRDRAYDAVAGDGPVGVFLTLLVVAVAIGGVAVVVADTTSSGTATEFYILGENESGELVAGSYPMNLTVGERATVGIGVSTTRPTGFNGSVVASLERVSVDGESVTITESRRLESFGVSVSSGETTIRRHTFQPQMTGERLRLTYRLYERGSESAFRSVHIWISVSPPE
- a CDS encoding winged helix-turn-helix domain-containing protein, coding for MSETDTGTADGGPFAEQQRLFKLLSQDTRHLIIQELLGHPAHLMSLAELEYMTGKSQAAIKDQLETLIDAGLLARYIYEPSEGKRDLPSQFYGFTERGVEILHDYKYLRGLPVARALYENTRKTEKIERHESAPRPEIPDAVAQALEFDEPDLGTVDGGTTR
- a CDS encoding helix-turn-helix transcriptional regulator, yielding MDDALSEVEFLARSANRVTVLQQLARGRHTRGELGDITNASQATLGRILDDFLDRSWIRHDDGEYIATATGRLVADSMTDLLSSLETEAKLREIIDYLPTHAMDFDLEHLADATITVPTEMRPSAPLKEVLAVMEDAAHLRVFSHAFNDQSIDIVERRVQAGEQTFEGVFAESAIAAIAKTEALWKRFKSLAASPDASVRVRTDGVPLAATIADGTVVFLLRDGRGLVQASLASTDERVLEWAVETHDHYWRTAVPFDPDRYETAGSDDT
- a CDS encoding PQQ-dependent sugar dehydrogenase, coding for MDDGRVSRRRVLAAVALSGSLAGCTGVLGGNPGAASQSDSTPAEQTDTPESATSVEITEALTGISSPWGLAFLPDESGLLVTEQDGQLLLADVESGDQTELTGVPEVYARGQGGLLDVTLHPDFDANQFVYLTYSVAGDGGSTTRVGRGRLERDAGRLAEFEPIYTARPFVESTGHYGSRALFDTEGYLYVSVGDRQFKNFGPDHVAQDLSNDLGSVLRLNDDGSIPDSNPFVDDSEASGAVFTYGNRNPQGLALHPETGAVWETEYGERDGDEINILEAGGNYGWPVADNSCEYGSDDSVGVPHDEREDVIAPVFGWPCGTGGFPPSGATFYDGDAFPDWRGDLFVAGTAKQYLAHFTVDGREVTEVASLLADRGQRLRDVTVSPVSGHLYVAVDADDAPIYRIAPEA